The Streptomyces venezuelae genomic interval GGTGCAGGAGCCCCAGCGGGTGTTCTGGTTGGTGACCCAGCGGACGGAGCCGGGGCGGGCCCGGCCGCCGTAGTACTGCTCGGACAGGCGCAGCGCCCGCTCGGTGAGCTCGCGGTCGCCGAGGACGCTCCGGCTCTCCTGGGCGGCGAGTTTGTCCAGCATGACGGTGACCCAGCGCTGCTCCTCCGCCTCCGACATGCGGGCGGGGATGAGCACGATGGTCCGGTCGCCCTCGCGGTAGGCCGAGACCGTTCTGCTCCGTCGCGCGCTTCTGCGGACCTCGACCGCACTCGTCCCCGAGCCGCGGGGCGGCTTGCTGGTCACGCTGCGCTGTGGGTCGGCGGGCACGGCCCCGACGTTACCCGCTGACCGTGGGGGAAGTCCTCCCTCCGGAGGGGTTTCGGGAAGGTTCCGACCCCACCGCGCACCATTTGAATGACTAATGCCACGGCCTGTGGACAACTTTCGGCGGCGTTCGCGACGGCGGGGCATTCTCGCTTCAGGACGACGGAAGAGCCGTTGTCGATCTTGAATGCGGTCACGGGCGGGAGGGGGCGGGGAAATGCATCCGATGGTGAAACCGGCGCTGCGGCGCGCCTGGCGGAGTCTGCGGTGCGTCCAGTTCGGGATCACCCCTGCGCACGCGGTGGTGCTGAGCCCGGTCGACACGGGGACGGGTGAGCTCCTCGCGCTGCTCGACGGCACCCGGGGGACGGAGCTGCTGCGGGCCGAGGCGCGGGCGCTCGGTCTGCCGGACGGGCATCTGGAGGCGCTCCTCGGCCGGTTGGCGGCGGCCGGTCTCCTCGCGGACGCCTCGGCCGGACGGCCCGGGAAGGCCGGGGCGGCCCCTGGGGCGGGTGCCGGTTCGGTTGCGGGTGGCGGTTCGGTTGCGGGTGGCGGTTCCCGCTCGGGTGCCGGTTTGCGTGCCGGGGCGCGGGACACGGCGCCCGATCCGCTCCGTGCCGACCTGGCCTCGCTCTCCGTCGTCCACCGCGAGCCCGACCGGGCGGTGCGGGCACTGGCCGCCCGGCGAGCCCTGCGCGTCCAGGTCCGGGGCGCGGGGCGGGTGGGGGCGATGGTGGCGGCCCTGCTGTCCGCGGCGGGCGTGGGCACGGTCGAGGTGCTGGACTCCGGCCGGGTCGAACCCTGGGAGACCGCCCCGGGCGGGCTGGCGGCCGAGGCCGTCGGCGAGCGCCGGGCGACGGCGGCCCGCCGCCTGGTCCGCCGCTGGGCACGGGGCGGCACCCGCGCCGGACCGAGCGGCGGAGCGACGGGCGGAGCGGCCGGGCAGGGTGACGGGCGGGGCTCGCCCGGGTTGTCACTCGTCGTGGTGACACCGCGCGACGGTCTCGGCGCGTACGTCCCCGATCCCGTCCCGGCCGGACCGTGGATCACCACCGGCACACCCCACCTGTACGCGGGCGTGCTGGAGGCGACGGGGACGGTCGGGCCGCTCGTCCTGCCGGGCGGGACGGCCTGCGCCCGCTGCCTCCAGGAGGAGCTGACGGACCGGGAGCCCGTCAGGCCCCGGCTCCTCGCCCAGTGGCGGTCGGGCGCTCCGCATCCGCTGCCCGCCTGCGACCTGGCGCTGGCCACGGCCGTGGCTGGCCTCGCCACCGCGCACGCGCTGGCCTTTCTGGACGGGGATCTCCCGGCGAGCACGGGCGCCCGCTGGGAGGTGTCGCTGCCGCTGCTGGAGTGGCGGGCGGAGCGGCTGAGGCCCCACCCTGACTGCCCGTGCGGGGCGGCGCGCGGGGCAGAAGGGGAGCGCGCCTCAACAGCCGGAAGGACGCAGGACACAATGGCGGGGTAACAGCCCTGCGCGACACGGCAGTCTGGGAATTGGAGGGGCGCATGTCTGATCTTCCCCGGAAGGCGGTCACCCGGACCGCCAAGTTGGCCGCGTTGCCGCTCGGCTTCGCCGGCCGGGCGACCTGGGGCCTGGGCAAACGGATCGGCGGCAAGTCCGCCGAGCTGGTCGCCCGCGAGCTCCAGCAGCGCACGGCCGAGCAGTTGTTCAAGGTGCTCGGCGAGCTGAAAGGCGGCGCCATGAAGCTGGGTCAGGCGCTGTCCGTCTTCGAATCGGCCCTCCCCGAGGAGGTCGCCGGACCGTACAGGGCAGCGCTGACGAAGCTTCAGGACGCGGCGCCGCCGATGCCGACCTCCACGGTCCACGCGGTCCTCGCCGAGCGGCTCGGCGAGAACTGGCGTGAGTTGTTCCTGGAGTTCGAGGACAAGCCGGCGGCGGCCGCCTCGATCGGTCAGGTGCACCGGGCGGTGTGGCACGACGGGCGCGAGGTCGCGGTGAAGGTGCAGTACCCGGGCGCCGGGGAGGCACTGCTGTCCGACCTGGCGCAGCTGAGCCGGTTCGCCCGGCTTCTCGGGCCGCTCGTGCCGGGGATGGACATCAAGCCGCTGATCACCGAGATGCGGGACCGGGTCTCTGAGGAGCTCGACTACGCGCTGGAGGCGGCGTCCCAGCGGGAGCACGCGGAGGTGTTCGCGGACGATCCCGACGTCGTCGTCCCCGCCGTGGTGCACCAGTCGGATCAGGTCCTCGTGACCGAGTGGATGGACGGCATCCCGCTCTCGGAGGTGATCGCGGACGGCACGGCGGACCAGCGGGACCGGGCGGGACAGCTGCTGGCCCGCTTCCTCTTCTCCGGTCCCGCGCGCACGGGCCTGCTGCACGCCGATCCGCACCCGGGGAACTTCCGGCTCCTGCCGGGCGCCGAGGGGGACGAGGACCCGGCGAGCTGGCGCCTCGGCGTCCTCGACTTCGGCACCGTCGACCGGCTTCCGGGCGGGCTGCCGGAGACGATCGGCGTCTGTCTGCGGATGACGCTCGCCGGTGAGGCCGAGACCGTCTACGACCTGCTTCGCGCGGAGGGCTTCGTCAAGGAGTCCGTCGCCCTCGACCCGGACGCGGTCCTCGAGTACCTGCTGCCGATCATCGAGCCGGCCGAGGCGGAGGCGTACCTCTTCACCCGTGGCTGGCTGCGCGCCCAGGCCGCCCGGATCGCCGACCCGCGCTCCCCCGCGCACCAGCTGGGCAAGCAGCTCAATCTGCCGCCCTCGTACCTGTTGATACACCGCGTGACGTTGAGCACGATCGGGGTGCTGTGCCAGCTCAACGCGACGGTACGGCTCCGGGACGAGCTGGAGGCGTGGCTGCCCGGCTTCGTCGCGCCGGACACCGACGAGGCCGCGTCCTGAGGGCGCCGGTCTGAAGGCCGGTCACCACCAGGCGGAGTCGAGCCGGCCTTCGATCGCACGGATGTTGGCGCGGGCGCAGTCCTCGCAGAAGTACTCGCGCCGGCCGTTCTCCACCGAACACGTCCAGGTCAGCGGGAGGGTGTCGGTGGTCTTGCCGCAGCGCGCGCAGGCGAGGGGCGCCTCGGGGATACGGGCGTCGTTCACCCTCGTGACGATAGCCCGGCGAAGGCGCCTCGGCGCGGGCAACGCACCGCGGGGGCCGGTCCGTTCGGACCGGCCCCCGCGGGGGCGCCCCTGAGGGCGCGGGGTGGGAACCCCTCAGTTCATGACGGCCATGGCCAGGGCGCGGCGGGCGCGCAGCGACACGCGCTCGGCGCGGCGCTGCATGCGCCGGGCGGCGACCAGGCGCATGGCCTGACGTTCCGCCTCGGCCTCACGCTGCAGCTCATGCATATGGGCACGAGCCAGGGCTTCTGGGATGAGTTGCATTTCGCGGATCCTGTTCTGACGCGCGGTGTGCGCGGCGGTGGTGGAGAAGTCGGGGGTCGCGGAGCCGATGGGCTCGATCGCGGAGGAGGTCATCGGGGCCTGATTCCGGGGGTCGTGCGTGTAGGGGCGGTCGATGGTTCCGGTGGCGCTCATGCCGCGACCGGGTTCTTGCGCGGACGGCCACGGGGCCGCTTCCGGGCGACGACCACGCCCTGGACGAAGAGCTCGCCACCCCAGACGCCCCAGGGCTCGCGGCGCTCCTGGGCACCGGCGAGGCAGGCCGCCATGAGCGGGCAGGTCCGGCAGAGGGACTTCGCGTACTCGACGTCGGCCGGGGACTCCGCGAAGAAGACCTCGGGGTCGTAGGCGCGACACGGGACGGGGACGCCGAGGTTCTCGATGGCGTCGTCGAGCGCGGTGAGCGCGGTGAGGGGGGTCAAAGCGTGGTCCTCCGTGGAGCCGGGCAGGGAGATCGAATCGGAAGGCGGTACGGACGGGGCGTGCGCTTCGAGTTGCACGGTGGTCTTTCCTCGTCTGGTCGTTCCGGCCTGTTGGCCGGGCTTTCGGCTGGTACCGGGTGTTTTCTGCCCGAGGCCCCTTCGCTCCGTCATCCCCGTTCGGGGACAAACAGAAGGGCCGCGGATCCCGGGTGGGGTTCCGCGGCCCTGAAGGCGCCTGTCTGATCATGGATCAGACTGGATCACTCCAGGGTTCGAGCCCACGGAAGGCCCACATCATGTGGTGGTGCGTCGTCGTCTGCCGCTGCTGGATTCCGGCACCGGTCGCTGCAAAGGCATAGGCCGTGGCCTTGCCGGCTGCTACTGCTTCCAGTGCCTTGGTCGGTCGCTCATTGCGCTCGATGGCGGACGTGCCGAGACCGGACAGACCGGTGACGGGCAGACCACTGCCAAGGAACGCAGCGCCGGAGAGGCCGAGCGAGCAGGCGGAGGCGATGGAGCGATCGGTCATTTTGGCGGCGGTGACAAAGCCGGCGGTGCTGGTCTTGATGTTGCTGATCACGGGGAATCGCCTCCTCTCGGCGTCTCGGAGGGCTCGGGTGCGAGCCGGACCCTCGTATGTATTTGGACAAGTACAGCACGAAGACAGGGCTTCTTAGAAGCCGCCGTGTCCGTGGTTAAGAACCTATGGGGCTTGACGGGGCGGGCGCAAACTATTTTCGCGACGAGTTTTCCTCAGACTTCGTCGCCCCCCGCCCCTCCCTCCCCACCTGCGCAGATGGCCAGGACGTCGGCTCCGAAGCGATCGAGCTTGCGGATGCCGACGCCGGAGATCGAGGAGAGCTCGCCGTCGGTGGTCGGGACGCGCTCGGCGATGGCCATGAGCGTCTTGTCGGTGAAGACGCAGTAGGCCGGCTGGGCCAGCTCCCGCGCCTGCTCGGAGCGCCAGTCGCGAAGCCGCTCGTAGAGGCCCTCGTCCATGTCCGAGGGGCAGTCCTCGCAGCGCATGAGCTTCATCGCGCCCGCCTCGGTGAGCGTCGCCCCGCAGACCCGGCACAGGACCGGGCCGCGCGGCTTGCGCCGACCGCCGGCGAGGCCCCGCTCGATGCCTCCGGAACCGGCGACCGTGGCGGAGCCGAGGGAGCCGGAGCCGGGGCGCAGCCCCTTGAGGAAGCGGCTGGGGCGCCGGGAGGCGCGGCCGCCCGGGGCGCGGGACAGCGCCCAGGAGAGCGAGAGGTGGACACGGGCCCGGGTGACGCCCACGTACAGCAGGCGGCGCTCCTCCTCGACCTGCTCGTCGGTCTTGGCGTACGTGATGGGCATCATGCCCTCGGTGAGGCCGACGAGGAACACGGCGTCCCATTCGAGGCCCTTGGCCGCGTGCAGCGAGGCGAGGGTGACGCCCTGGACGGTCGGCGCGTGCTGGGCGGCGGCCCGCTCGTCGAGCTCGGCGACCAGGTCGGAGAGAGTGGCGCCCGGCTTGGCACGGGCGAAGTCCTCGGCGAGCCGGACGAGCGCGGCGAGCGACTCCCAGCGGTCGCGGGCGGCGCCCGAGCCGGTCGGCGGCTTGGGGGTCCAGTTCTTGGTGGAGAGCACGGCCCTGACCTGCGCGGGCAGGTCCTCGGCGTCGTCGAGGAGGGAGTCGTTCCCACCGGCGCGGGCCGCGCCGCGCAGGGCGATGCCCGCTTCCCGTACTTCCTGGCGCTCGAAGAAGCGCTCGGCGCCGCGGAGCTGGTAGGGCACTCCGGCGTCGGCGAGGGCCTGCTCGTAGACCTCGGACTGGGCGTTGATCCGGTAGAGCACGGCGATCTCGCCGGCCGGGACGCCCGCGGCGATGAGGTCCCGGATGCGGCGGGCGGTGCCCTCGGCCTCGGCCGGTTCGTCGGCGTACTCCGTGTAGACGGGCTCGGGGCCCGGGTCGCGCTGGGAGATCAGCTCCAGGCGGTGCTCGGCGGCACGGCCGCGGGCCTGGCTGAGCAGGCCGTTGGCGAGGTGGACGACCTGCGGCGTGGAGCGGTAGTCGCGGACGAGCTTGACCACCGTGGCGTTCGGATGGCGGTTGCGGAAGTTCAGGAGGTGATCGGGGGTGGCGCCGGTGAACGAGTAGATGGTCTGGCTGGCGTCGCCGACGACGCAGAGGTTGTCGCGGTCGCCGAGCCACAGGTCGAGCAGGCGCTGCTGCAGCGGGGAGACGTCCTGGTACTCGTCCACGACGAAGTGCTGGTACTGGCGGCGGATCTGCTCGGCGATGTCGTGCCGGTCCTGGAGGATGCCGACCGTGAGCAGCAGGACGTCCTCGAAGTCGATCACCGAGCGGTCGCGCTTGAGCTGCTCGTACAGCGCGTAGATCTGACTGATCTCGGCCGGGTCGCGCGGGGCGTCCCTGACGGACTTGGCGACCGCCGCCGGATAGTCGGCGGGGACCGTCTGGGTGACCTTGGCCCATTCGATCTCGCTCGTGACGTCGCGCAGCTCGTTCCGGTCGAGGCGGACGCGGCAGCGGGCCGCCGCGTCGGCGACGAGCTGGATCTTCCGCTCCAGGAGCCGGGGCATGTCGCCGCCGACGGCCTTCGGCCAGAAGAACTGGAGCTGGCGGAGGGCGGCGGAGTGGAACGTCCGGGCCTGGACCCCGCCGGCCCCGAGCTGCCGGAGCCGGCCGCGCATCTCGCCCGCGGCGCGGTTGGTGAAGGTGACGGCCAGCACACTGCCGGGCTGGAGTATGCCCGCCCGCACCCCGTACGCGATCCGGTGGGTGATGGCGCGCGTCTTGCCCGTGCCGGCTCCCGCCAGCACGCACACCGGGCCGCTCAGGGCCCGCGCGACCTCGCGCTGCTCGGGGTCGAGCCCGTCGAGCACCGCGTCGGCCGTCTCCGGGACCTGCGGGAAGAGAGTGGAGTGCGTTGCTGCTGTCACCTGTCCATGCTGCCAGGTCCGGCGAGCGGGCTGCGGCGGCTTGTCCACAGGCGGGCGGCGCCGGTCATACGAATCCGGGGAATGGGACGGCCAGGACGTACGTTCTCCCTCTCGGCACCCGTCCGCGAACAAGAGGAGCGCCAGGTCATGCAGGGCACTGTGACGATGTACAGCACCACGTGGTGCGGCTACTGCCGTCGGCTGAAGAGCCAGATGGACCGCGAGGGCATCGCGTACTCGGAGATCAACATCGAGCAGGACCCGGATTCGGCGGCGTTCGTCGAGAAGGCCAACGGCGGCAACCAGACCGTGCCGACCGTCCTCTTCCCGGACGGCTCGACCCTGACGAACCCCTCGCTCGCGCAGGTCAAGCAGAAGATCGGCGTCTGAGCCCAGGACGGCCCCGGACACACGGAACCCCCGGCGGGCGAGACGCCCGGCCGGGGGTTTCCTGTCGGTCAGGCCACGTCGCCCGGCTTCGGGAGGGGCTTGCCGTACCAGAGTTCGATCAGCCGGGAGGCGATCGAGATGCCGTACGGGGGCAGCACCTCGCCGGACTCGAAGCCGGCGGCGAGGTCCTCGCGGGAGAACCAGCGGGCCTCGTGGATCTCCTCGCCGTCCACGTCTATCTCCGAGGAGGTGGCGCGGGCGAAGAAACCCAGCATGAGGCTGGACGGGAAGGGCCAGGGCTGGCTGGCGATGTAGTCGACCTCGCCGACGGTGACGCCGGCCTCCTCGAAGACCTCGCGGGCCACCGACTGCTCGATGGACTCGCCGGGCTCGACGAAGCCGGCGAGGGTCGAGAAGCGGCCCTCCGGCCAGTGCACCTGGCGGCCGAGCAGGGCCCGGTCCTGGTCGTCCGTGACCAGCATGATGACCGCCGGGTCGGTACGCGGGTAGTGCTCGGCGCCGCAGGCCTGGCAGCGGCGGATGTGCCCGGCGGCGGCGATGACGGTGCGCTCGCCGCAGCGCGAGCAGAAGCGGTGGAGCCGCTGCCAGTTCTCCAGGGCGACGGCGTGCACCATGAGGCCCGCGTCCCTGTCCGAGAGCAGCAGGCCCGCCTCGCGCAGCCCCGCGGGCCGGGCGGACTGGTCCATGCGGCCGGGCAGGGAGTCCTTCTGGAGCGCGAAGTACGACACCCCGTCGGCGTCCGTGCCCAGGAAGTAGCGGTGGGTCTCGGTGACCGGGGCCTCGAAGGCCGGGGTCATGACGAGCTCGGTGGTGCCGTCGGGCCGGTCGTCGATGAGCACCTGTCCCCCGGAGACCACGAAGACCCGGGTCGTGGGGTGGCTCCAGGCCGCCGCCAGCCACGCCTCGTCGAGGCGGTGGTGAGCAGCCCGGTCGATGCCGGTCGGTGCGGTCAGCGAGATCGGGCGGTCCGGCCGGTCCGGCCCGACCGTTGACGCGTGCTTCAAGTTGCTCACAGGTGCTTCCAGCTCCCCCGGATCGGTGTGTGGGTTCAGCGCGCGGCGGCGTGGAGGGCGGCGGGCAGGTCGCCCCACAGGTGAGCCGTGGTCTCGACGCCCTTCATGAGGAGATCGAGCTCGATCTTCTCGTTGGGGGCGTGCCAGCCGTCGGACGGGACGGAGATCCCCAGGAACAGTACGGGCGCCTCCAGGACGTCCTGGAGGTCGGCGGCCGGTCCCGAGCCGCCCTCGCGGGTGTAGCGGACCTTGGCGCCGTCGAAGGCCCGGCTCATGGCCCCGGCCACCGCCTTGAGGGCGGGGTGGTCGAGGGGGGTGAGGCAGGGGCGGGTCGGGGCGCCGAAGACGATCTCGTACCGGATGCCCGCGGGGACGAGTCCGGCGAGCCAGTCCCGTACGGCGAGCTCGATCTTGCCCGGGTCCTGGCCGGCGACCAGCCGGAACGACAGCTTCAGCTGGGCGGAGGCGGGGACGATCGTCTTGCCGCCGGGGCCCTGGTAGCCGCCGCCGATGCCGTTGACCTCTGCGGTGGGGCGGGCCCAGACGCGCTCCAGGGTGGTGAAGCCGGCCTCGCCGAGCGTGCCGTGGGACTTGGCCGTACGCAGCCAGGCGTCCTCGTCGAAGGGGAGCTCGGCGACAAGGGCGCGCTCGGCGTCGGAGAGCTCGGTGACGCCCTCGTAGAAGCCGGGGATCGCGACGCGCTCGGTCTCGTCGTGGAGGGCGGCGACGATCCGGCCGGCGACGGTGGCCGGGTTCGGCACGGCGCCGCCGAAGGAGCCGGAGTGGATGTCCTGGTCGGGGCCGTACAGCTCGATCTCGCAGTCGGCGACCCCGCGCATGCCGGTGCACACGGTGGGGGTCGTCTCGGACCACATGCCGGTGTCGGAGACGATCACGGCGTCGGCGGCGAGCCGCTCGGCGTGGGTCTCGACGAGCTCGCGGAAGTGCGGCGAGCCGGACTCCTCCTCGCCCTCCACGATCAGCTTCAGGTTGACGGCGGGGGCGGTGCGGCCGGTCGCGGCGAGGTGGGCGCGGACCCCGAGTGTGTGGAAGAACACCTGCCCCTTGTCGTCGGCGGCGCCCCGCGCGTACATCCGGCCGTCGATCACGGTCGGCTCGAAGGGCTCCGTGTGCCAGCCGTCCTCGCGGGCCGCGGGCTGGACGTCGTGGTGGCCGTAGACGAGGACCGTCGGGGCGTCCGGGTCACCGGAGGGCCACTCCGCGAAGACCGCCGGGGCGCCGTCCGTCTCCCACACCTCGACCGTGGCGAAGCCGGTCTCCGTGAGCTTGGCGGCGAGCCACTCGGCGCTGCGGCGCACGTCCCCCGCGCGGTCGGGCTGCGCCGACACGGAGGGGATGCGCAGCCAGTCGGCCAGGTCGCCGAGGAAGGCGGCGCGGTGCTGCTCGATGTACGTACGCACGGCGTGGACGGCGCTGTCCGGGGTCTCGCTCATGCCTCCGAGCCTATCCGGCGCCGGGGGGTGCCTCGGCAAGGAGGAGGGCCTCCAGCTCCGTCCGCCCCGGCAGGCGGGCGGGGCGGGCGACCTCACCCGTCCGGACGTAGACGAAAGCGGCCGTGACGTCCTCGGGCGCGAGGCCGTGCTGCTCGGCCCAGGCCAGCCGGTAGATCGCGAGCTGGAGGGGGTCGGCGGTGCGGTGGTGGCTGGTCTTCCAGTCGACGATCTCGTACGCGCCGGTGTCCGGGTCCCGGTAGACGGCGTCGATCCGGCCCCGGACGACGCGGCCCGCGAGGGTGAGGTGGACGGGGACCTCGACGCGGTACGGGGAGCGGTGGGCGTACGGCGTGCGGGCGAAGGCCTCCTTGAGGGCGTCGAGGTCCCGCTCGTCGAGGATCTCGGGCTCTCCGGCGAAGTCCTCGCCGCCGGGGAGCTCCTCCGGGCCGAGGAACGGCAGCGGCAGCTCCTCGAAGCGGGACTCCACCCAGGCGTGGAACCGGGTGCCCCGGCGGGCCGCGGGCTGCGGCGGCTTGGGCATGGGGCGGGCCAGGTCCTGGGCGAAGCCGTCGGGGTCGGCGGCGAGGCGCAGCACCTGGGAGGCGGAGAGGTAGGCGGGCAGCAGGACGTCCCGGGTCGTCGCACGGGCGCGGCGGAGCTCGGTGGTGAGGGCGGTGAGGTCGCGGTCCCAGGAGGCGATGGTCCTCGCGTCCTCGGGGGTGAGCGACGGGGCCTCCCCGCGGGGGGCCGGGACCGCGTCCGCGTGGGTGTCCTCGGGGAGGGCCTCTTCGTCCTCGTCCCAGACGGGTTCCTCCTCGTCCGGCCAGAGGTCCTCGGGGGCGGGGTCCGGACGGTGGGGCGCTGTGCTCCGGGGGCTGTGCCCGCCCTCGCCCAGAGGGGGGACCCCCAGCTCCTGCGGAACGTACGCCCACAACGCGGTGCGGACGAGACCCGCCGCCTCCTGGCGGCGCCTGAAGGACTCCGCGTCCAGCGGTAGCGGCCAGGCCCGGTCCGTGCCGTTCTCCTTGAGGGTCGGGTTCTCCGTGTCGGGCTCCGGGGCGTCCGCCCAGGACTCGATGTCGCCGTGGCCGGCCTCGCAGTGCTCGTACAGGGCCTGGAGGAAGTCCGAGGGGCCGCGGGGCTTCTTCTGGGACGGTCCCCACCAGTGGGCCGAGCCGAGGAGGAGGGAGCGGGGGCGCGTGAAGGTGACGTAGCCGAGGCGGAGTTCCTCGGTGTGCTGGTGGTCCCGCATGGCGTTCTTGAACGACGTGAGGGACTTGGCGTCCCAGGTGTCGATCCCCGGCAGCGTCTCCGCGTCGCCGCGCAGGGCGTGCGGGAGCACCTGGGGCTGGGAGGTCCACGCCTCACGGGCGCGGGCGCTGGGGAACGCTCCGGCGACCAGACCGGGGACGGCGACGACGTCCCACTCCAGGCCCTTGGACTTGTGGGCGGTGAGGACCTTCACCGTGTTCTCGCCGCCCGGGAGGGCGTTGTCGAGGCCCTTCTCGAACTGGACCGCGGTGCGCAGGAAGCCGAGGAAGGCGAGCAGGCTCGCCTCGCCGTCGAGGGAGGCGAAGCCGGCGGCGATGTCCAGGAAGTTCGAGAGGGTCTCGCGGCGGCGGGCGGCCAGCGCGTGCGGGGAGGCGGAGAGCTCGACCTCCAGGCCCGTCGCGGCGAGGATCCGGTGCAGGACGTCCATGAGCGGGTCGGCGAGCGAGGTGCGCAGGGCGCGCAGCTCGGCGGCGAGGCGCGCGAAGCGGACCCGGGCCTCGGCGGAGAAGGGCAGGCCGTCGTCGGCGGCGCCGCCGGAGTCCAGGAAGGTGTCGAGCGCGTCGGCGAGCGAGACGACCTCCGCCGGGTCGACGCCCTCGACGGCGGCGGCGAGCCGCTGCTCGGGGTCCGGGTCGTCGCCGCCCCGGTGGACGAGGAGGCGGGCGCGGCGGCCGAGGAGGGCCAGGTCGCGGGGGCCGATGCGCCAGCGGGGGCCGGTGAGGAGGCGGACGAGGGAGGCGTTGGCCCCCGGGTCCTGGAGGACCTCGCAGACGGCGACGAGGTCGGCGATCTCGGGCAGGTGGAGGAGGCCGGAGAGGCCGACGACCTCGACGGGCACGTCGCGGGCGACGAGCGCGGCATGGATCGCGGGGAAGTCGGTGGCGGTCCGGCACAGGACGGCGATCTCGCCGGGCTCGCGGCCGGTGCGGACGAGGTGGGC includes:
- a CDS encoding ATP-dependent DNA helicase, coding for MTAHLSDPEQLKELLGIPFTPEQTACITAPLAPQVVVAGAGSGKTTVMAARVVWLVGTGQVAPEQVLGLTFTNKAAGELAERVRTALVRAGVTDPDVIDPDDPPGEPRISTYHAFAGQLLTDHGLRIGLEPTARLLADATRYQLAARVLREAPGPYPALTKSFPTLVTDLLALDGELAEHLVRPQDLRAYDSELLTTLAGAKLSNAELRKIPEATAARRELLDLVVRYRAAKRSRDLLDFGDQIALSAELATTRPEVGGLLREEFRVVLLDEYQDTSVAQRLLLSGLFGQGPSGRATGHAVTAVGDPCQAIYGWRGASVANLDDFPEHFPHADGTPASRYSLSENRRSGGRLLDLANGLAAPLRAMHAGVEALRPAPGAERDGSVRIALLTTHAEEIDWLADSLAHLVRTGREPGEIAVLCRTATDFPAIHAALVARDVPVEVVGLSGLLHLPEIADLVAVCEVLQDPGANASLVRLLTGPRWRIGPRDLALLGRRARLLVHRGGDDPDPEQRLAAAVEGVDPAEVVSLADALDTFLDSGGAADDGLPFSAEARVRFARLAAELRALRTSLADPLMDVLHRILAATGLEVELSASPHALAARRRETLSNFLDIAAGFASLDGEASLLAFLGFLRTAVQFEKGLDNALPGGENTVKVLTAHKSKGLEWDVVAVPGLVAGAFPSARAREAWTSQPQVLPHALRGDAETLPGIDTWDAKSLTSFKNAMRDHQHTEELRLGYVTFTRPRSLLLGSAHWWGPSQKKPRGPSDFLQALYEHCEAGHGDIESWADAPEPDTENPTLKENGTDRAWPLPLDAESFRRRQEAAGLVRTALWAYVPQELGVPPLGEGGHSPRSTAPHRPDPAPEDLWPDEEEPVWDEDEEALPEDTHADAVPAPRGEAPSLTPEDARTIASWDRDLTALTTELRRARATTRDVLLPAYLSASQVLRLAADPDGFAQDLARPMPKPPQPAARRGTRFHAWVESRFEELPLPFLGPEELPGGEDFAGEPEILDERDLDALKEAFARTPYAHRSPYRVEVPVHLTLAGRVVRGRIDAVYRDPDTGAYEIVDWKTSHHRTADPLQLAIYRLAWAEQHGLAPEDVTAAFVYVRTGEVARPARLPGRTELEALLLAEAPPGAG